A stretch of Mucilaginibacter terrae DNA encodes these proteins:
- the rfaE2 gene encoding D-glycero-beta-D-manno-heptose 1-phosphate adenylyltransferase has translation MRPNLESTLLNKITGLSALQTKVTEWKQQGQKVVFTNGVFDLVHIGHITYLSKAAELGDKLIIGLNADSSVKRLKGESRPVNGQDSRSALLAAFFFVDAVVLFDEDTPQNLISTLLPDVLVKGADYEIENIVGAKEVLANGGEVKTITFVEGYSSTSIIQKIRNQQS, from the coding sequence ATGCGGCCTAACCTCGAAAGTACACTACTTAATAAAATTACAGGTTTATCCGCCTTACAAACCAAAGTAACTGAATGGAAACAGCAAGGTCAAAAGGTGGTGTTTACCAACGGCGTGTTTGATTTGGTGCACATAGGGCATATCACTTATTTAAGCAAGGCTGCCGAACTGGGCGACAAACTCATCATTGGCCTGAACGCCGATTCATCGGTTAAGCGGTTGAAAGGTGAAAGCCGACCCGTTAACGGGCAGGATAGCAGATCTGCATTGCTGGCCGCTTTCTTTTTTGTAGATGCCGTGGTGCTGTTTGATGAAGATACCCCGCAAAACCTCATCAGTACCCTACTGCCCGATGTATTGGTAAAAGGTGCCGATTATGAAATTGAGAACATTGTAGGTGCTAAAGAAGTGCTGGCCAACGGCGGCGAAGTAAAAACTATTACCTTTGTAGAGGGCTACTCCTCCACATCCATCATTCAAAAAATCAGGAACCAGCAGTCCTGA